One window from the genome of Mucilaginibacter ginsenosidivorans encodes:
- a CDS encoding glycoside hydrolase family 13 protein has translation MRKSLFLTVGCLLVALGVSAQIPALERVEPMFWWVGMSNPNLQLIVHGKDIASRKVELNYPGVKLIAVHKVENPNYLFVDLRIFSGATPGTFPIKFTKAGEKTLMYQYALKKRDRSPDRAQGVTNKDLIYLIMPDRFANGDPKNDSVAGMREKGINRTKMFSRHGGDLQGIMDHLDYLKELGVTAIWLTPAVENDEPSASYHGYAVTDHYKIDPRYGTNELYKQFVEKCHAMGMKVVMDLVHNHAGTEGYTIQDMPMKSWVHQWPKYTKSNFRDAAVMDPHAAPSDRKQMLDGWFDHRMADMNENNPYLQNFLTQNHIWWVEYSGVDGFRLDTYPYNDPGYMAKWAKDVRTEFPRLSIFGETLVWSAANQAFFTEGNVVNRGLDTHLPGVTDGVWKEAVYDALNAHEGWTEGVNRLYSVMAQDFLYKDPTKNVIFLDNHDMSRFLSVVGEDFTKYKSGMALLMTMRGVPQMYYGDEILMKNFSNPDGLVREDFPGGWPGDKDNKFSPTGRSVKENEALNYVKTLANYRKNTPALQTGKMMQYIPENGVYVFFRYDAAKTIMIAYNSREKEQEVKTERYAERINGAEKAKDVITGETIDVSKLLLPAKATLVLELLPKSTH, from the coding sequence ATGAGAAAATCATTGTTTTTGACAGTTGGCTGCCTGCTGGTGGCGTTGGGCGTTTCGGCTCAAATTCCTGCTTTGGAGCGTGTAGAACCTATGTTTTGGTGGGTTGGTATGAGTAATCCTAACCTCCAGCTGATCGTGCACGGCAAGGATATTGCCTCCCGAAAAGTAGAATTGAACTACCCCGGCGTGAAGCTTATTGCGGTGCATAAAGTTGAAAATCCTAATTATTTATTTGTCGACTTGCGCATTTTTTCAGGTGCAACTCCGGGAACGTTCCCGATAAAATTCACTAAAGCGGGCGAAAAAACACTCATGTATCAATACGCTTTGAAGAAACGTGATCGTTCGCCCGACCGTGCACAGGGTGTAACCAATAAAGATCTGATATACCTGATCATGCCGGACCGTTTTGCCAACGGCGACCCCAAAAATGATTCCGTCGCCGGTATGCGCGAAAAAGGGATCAATCGGACTAAAATGTTCAGCAGGCATGGAGGTGATCTGCAGGGTATCATGGACCACCTGGATTATTTAAAGGAACTGGGTGTTACGGCTATCTGGCTAACCCCAGCCGTTGAAAACGACGAGCCAAGCGCATCTTATCACGGTTACGCGGTTACAGATCATTATAAGATCGATCCCCGCTATGGTACCAACGAATTATATAAACAGTTTGTAGAAAAATGCCATGCAATGGGTATGAAGGTGGTGATGGATTTGGTGCACAATCATGCCGGCACCGAAGGCTACACCATACAGGATATGCCAATGAAAAGCTGGGTACATCAATGGCCGAAATATACTAAATCAAACTTTCGCGACGCGGCGGTAATGGACCCGCATGCAGCACCGTCGGACAGGAAACAGATGCTCGACGGCTGGTTCGACCACCGGATGGCTGATATGAATGAAAATAACCCTTATCTGCAGAACTTCCTTACGCAGAACCACATCTGGTGGGTGGAATACTCAGGGGTAGATGGCTTCAGGCTGGATACTTATCCCTACAACGATCCTGGATATATGGCTAAATGGGCGAAAGATGTAAGAACCGAATTTCCGCGTCTTTCCATATTCGGCGAAACGTTGGTGTGGTCGGCAGCCAACCAGGCATTTTTTACCGAAGGAAATGTAGTAAACCGCGGTTTGGATACACATCTGCCTGGCGTCACGGACGGGGTTTGGAAAGAAGCGGTTTATGATGCTTTGAACGCACATGAGGGCTGGACCGAAGGTGTTAACCGCCTGTATTCGGTAATGGCCCAGGATTTTCTTTATAAAGACCCCACTAAGAATGTTATCTTTTTGGATAATCATGATATGAGCCGTTTTCTTTCGGTAGTAGGAGAGGATTTTACAAAATATAAATCGGGAATGGCTTTGCTGATGACCATGCGCGGCGTACCGCAGATGTATTATGGGGATGAGATACTGATGAAAAACTTCTCAAACCCTGACGGCCTGGTGCGTGAGGATTTTCCGGGTGGCTGGCCGGGCGACAAGGATAATAAATTTTCGCCGACAGGCAGAAGCGTTAAAGAGAATGAGGCCCTTAACTATGTTAAAACTTTAGCTAATTACCGTAAAAACACGCCTGCGTTACAAACGGGCAAGATGATGCAATACATTCCTGAAAATGGCGTGTACGTGTTTTTCAGGTATGATGCGGCGAAAACGATAATGATCGCTTATAATAGCCGTGAGAAAGAACAGGAGGTTAAGACAGAGCGCTATGCTGAACGTATTAACGGCGCTGAAAAAGCAAAGGACGTAATTACAGGCGAGACTATTGATGTTTCTAAACTTTTACTGCCGGCGAAGGCGACATTAGTTTTAGAATTACTGCCAAAAAGTACACATTAA
- the pgmB gene encoding beta-phosphoglucomutase produces MNKIKACIFDLDGVIVDTAVYHYKAWKRLANELGFDFTEEDNEKLKGVSRVASLNLILQWGDLSKTDAEKEELATRKNNWYVEMINKMTPDEVLPGAKEFVESCENAGIKTALGSASKNSRTILEKVGIAHLFDVVIDGNKVSKPKPDPEVFLKGAEELGIAPENCVVFEDAIAGVEAAINGGMKVVGIGSPDVLGKANLVINGLNEMSLEKLNKL; encoded by the coding sequence ATGAATAAGATAAAAGCGTGCATTTTTGACCTGGATGGAGTGATTGTGGATACTGCGGTTTACCATTACAAGGCATGGAAGCGATTGGCGAATGAACTGGGATTTGATTTTACCGAAGAAGACAATGAAAAACTGAAAGGTGTGAGCCGCGTGGCATCGCTCAACCTGATATTGCAATGGGGCGACCTTTCAAAAACTGATGCCGAAAAGGAAGAACTGGCGACGCGAAAGAACAACTGGTATGTGGAGATGATCAATAAAATGACGCCGGATGAAGTACTGCCAGGAGCAAAGGAGTTTGTTGAATCATGTGAAAATGCAGGCATCAAAACGGCACTGGGCTCGGCGAGCAAGAACTCAAGAACGATACTGGAAAAGGTTGGTATCGCTCATTTGTTTGACGTTGTAATCGATGGTAATAAAGTGAGTAAGCCCAAACCCGATCCGGAAGTGTTTTTGAAAGGCGCGGAAGAGTTAGGTATTGCGCCGGAAAATTGCGTGGTTTTCGAGGACGCTATAGCCGGGGTTGAGGCTGCTATTAACGGTGGAATGAAAGTGGTAGGAATAGGCTCGCCCGATGTTTTGGGGAAGGCTAACCTGGTGATAAATGGCTTAAATGAAATGAGTTTAGAAAAGTTGAATAAACTATAA
- a CDS encoding glycoside hydrolase family 65 protein: MKDYIKVDEWRIIEEGFKPEYNTISESIFSLGNGRMGQRANFEEAYSGETLSGNYVAGVYYPDKTRVGWWKNGYPEYFAKVINAANWIGIDIKIGNEQLDLARCKVSAFRRELNMKEGFLRRNFRATTAGGIEVEVEATRFCSIVDDETGAIRYTITPVNYSGAITISPFIDGDVVNKDSNYDEKFWDEVTKESWADGGYVQLRTKKTGFEVATGQRFTVSQNNLPVDIAAKKVEKDKYVASAIILEVVAGQPITITKYAANISSQNYPADALKEVLETTLKTISEKGFEKMLAEQAEAWEKKWQHNDIIIEGDASAQQGIRFNIFQLNQTYTGEDDRLNIGPKGFTGEKYGGSTYWDTEAYCVPFYLATADQKVTRNLLLYRYKQLDKAIDNAKLLGFRNGAALYPMVTMDGTECHNEWEITFEEIHRNGAIAHAIYDYVRYTGDEKYLADYGLEVLIAIARFWSQRVNWSDDRQRYVMLGVTGPNEYENNVNNNWYTNTIACWCMQYAIDVAEKVEAMEPAKYEALMNRIGFDKENESAKFRDIIEKMYFPYDEKLGVFLQQDGYLDKEQILVNDLPATERPINQKWSWDRILRSCYIKQADVLQGIYFFEDKYDIETIRRNYDFYEPRTVHESSLSPCVHAVIAAKLGDEARAYEFYLRTSRLDLDDYNNDTEDGCHITSMAGTWMAVVQGFGGMRVKGGKLSFNPFLPAKWKSFSFHVGFRGTLLNIRMGKEGVQIKNLSGNELTVTIYGKDQIIKANNELLVEA, from the coding sequence ATGAAGGACTACATAAAAGTTGACGAGTGGAGGATCATAGAAGAAGGCTTTAAGCCCGAATACAATACCATATCCGAAAGTATTTTTAGTCTTGGCAACGGCCGCATGGGCCAGCGAGCCAATTTTGAAGAAGCCTATAGTGGCGAAACACTTTCCGGAAATTATGTTGCAGGAGTTTATTATCCCGATAAAACCCGGGTAGGCTGGTGGAAAAATGGTTACCCGGAGTACTTTGCCAAAGTGATCAACGCGGCTAACTGGATCGGCATAGATATTAAGATAGGTAACGAACAGCTCGACCTTGCGAGGTGTAAGGTAAGCGCTTTTCGTCGTGAGCTGAACATGAAGGAAGGTTTCCTGAGAAGAAATTTTCGCGCCACGACCGCAGGAGGTATCGAAGTTGAGGTTGAGGCAACCCGTTTTTGTAGTATTGTGGACGACGAGACCGGCGCTATCAGGTATACCATTACTCCGGTCAATTATAGCGGTGCGATAACCATTTCACCGTTTATTGATGGGGATGTTGTTAATAAAGATTCGAACTACGACGAAAAATTTTGGGACGAAGTAACTAAGGAAAGCTGGGCAGACGGTGGATATGTGCAGCTTCGAACCAAAAAAACTGGTTTTGAGGTAGCTACAGGACAAAGGTTCACCGTCAGCCAAAATAACTTGCCGGTAGATATCGCTGCTAAAAAGGTCGAAAAAGATAAATATGTGGCCTCCGCCATTATATTGGAGGTAGTTGCAGGTCAGCCTATTACAATAACAAAATACGCAGCTAATATATCTTCTCAAAATTACCCGGCCGATGCCTTAAAAGAGGTGCTTGAAACCACTTTGAAAACGATCAGCGAAAAAGGTTTTGAAAAGATGCTTGCAGAACAAGCTGAGGCCTGGGAAAAGAAATGGCAGCACAACGATATTATTATTGAAGGAGATGCATCTGCGCAGCAGGGGATACGTTTCAATATATTCCAGCTCAACCAGACTTATACCGGTGAGGATGATCGTTTGAACATCGGCCCGAAAGGATTTACCGGCGAAAAATATGGCGGCTCAACTTATTGGGATACTGAGGCATATTGCGTTCCTTTTTACCTGGCAACCGCTGATCAGAAAGTGACCCGCAACCTATTGCTTTACCGTTATAAGCAGTTAGATAAAGCTATCGACAATGCAAAATTATTGGGCTTCAGGAACGGTGCGGCTTTATATCCCATGGTAACGATGGATGGTACGGAATGCCACAACGAATGGGAGATCACTTTTGAAGAGATACACCGTAATGGCGCCATTGCCCATGCCATTTACGATTATGTACGCTACACCGGCGACGAAAAATACCTGGCCGATTATGGCCTGGAAGTATTAATAGCAATTGCGCGGTTCTGGTCGCAACGCGTAAACTGGAGTGATGACCGCCAGCGATATGTGATGCTTGGCGTCACCGGGCCGAATGAATACGAGAATAACGTCAACAATAACTGGTACACCAATACCATAGCTTGCTGGTGTATGCAATACGCCATTGATGTAGCTGAAAAAGTTGAAGCCATGGAGCCTGCAAAGTACGAGGCATTAATGAACAGGATCGGCTTCGATAAGGAAAATGAATCGGCTAAGTTCAGGGATATTATTGAAAAAATGTATTTCCCTTACGACGAGAAACTGGGTGTTTTCCTGCAGCAGGATGGTTACCTGGATAAGGAGCAAATATTAGTGAACGACCTGCCCGCAACCGAACGGCCCATTAACCAGAAATGGAGCTGGGACCGCATACTCCGTTCATGCTATATCAAACAAGCCGATGTATTGCAGGGTATCTATTTTTTTGAAGATAAATACGACATTGAAACCATCCGGCGCAATTATGATTTTTATGAGCCGCGTACGGTTCATGAATCGTCATTATCGCCGTGTGTTCATGCCGTCATCGCTGCTAAGTTAGGCGACGAGGCAAGGGCGTATGAGTTCTACCTGCGTACCTCACGTCTTGACCTGGATGATTATAATAACGATACCGAAGACGGCTGCCATATCACGTCGATGGCCGGTACCTGGATGGCTGTAGTACAGGGTTTTGGCGGTATGCGTGTAAAAGGCGGAAAACTTTCTTTTAATCCATTCCTGCCTGCCAAATGGAAATCTTTTTCGTTCCATGTCGGCTTCCGCGGTACATTGCTCAACATAAGGATGGGTAAAGAGGGCGTACAAATCAAAAACCTGTCGGGTAATGAACTTACAGTCACTATTTACGGTAAGGATCAAATTATAAAAGCTAATAACGAACTGCTTGTTGAAGCATAA
- a CDS encoding alpha-amylase family protein gives MLPRLFGNTKRLNKFYGSIEENGCGKFNDISGKALKELKSMGFTHVWYTGVIEHATMTDYSQFGIQPDDPDVVKGRAGSPYAIRDYYDVDPDLAVDVNTRMAEYEALIKRTHDNGLKVIMDFVPNHVARTYASDQKPEGVHDFGEDDDKNKAFSPANDFYYLPGQSFVVPPGYNPGGDEFTSPLKDGKFDEYPSKATGNDRFTPAPSLNDWFETIKLNYGVDYLDSRKTYFDPTPPLWNKMYDILHFWSEKGIDGFRCDMVEMVPFEFWGWVIGKLKNNFPQLIFIGEAYEIGKYHDYISIGKFDYLYDKVGLYDAVRKLTCNWQDATTWEINQVWNRDCLGIDQHMLRFMENHDEQRIASRFFAGDPWLAVPGMIVTATMNTGPVMIYSGQECGEPGNGNEGFSNDDGRTTIFDYWGVPEHQKWLNEGKFDGGQLSEIQKSLRDFYTKLLNISRQNEAIREGKFWELMVANERQPGFDTRLYLFLRYTDKQRILVITNFNREQRNIQLLMPADLLQLLQLNGSYEFTDLLSGAKFNAEDIMNGVTVNLPASSGFLLGF, from the coding sequence ATGCTACCGCGTTTGTTTGGCAATACCAAACGGCTCAATAAATTTTATGGCTCCATAGAGGAGAATGGTTGTGGCAAATTCAATGATATTTCGGGTAAGGCGCTAAAAGAGCTTAAATCAATGGGATTTACGCATGTTTGGTACACGGGTGTTATTGAACATGCAACAATGACCGATTATTCGCAATTCGGCATTCAGCCTGATGATCCGGATGTGGTAAAGGGGCGTGCAGGATCGCCTTATGCTATCAGGGATTATTATGATGTAGACCCCGACCTGGCTGTTGATGTGAATACCCGCATGGCGGAATATGAGGCGCTGATCAAACGGACACACGATAATGGTTTGAAAGTCATTATGGATTTTGTACCCAACCACGTGGCCCGTACCTATGCGTCGGACCAAAAGCCGGAAGGTGTGCACGATTTTGGGGAAGATGATGATAAAAACAAAGCGTTCAGTCCGGCTAATGATTTTTACTATTTGCCGGGGCAGTCTTTCGTTGTTCCTCCCGGATATAACCCCGGAGGCGATGAATTTACCAGCCCGCTGAAGGACGGAAAGTTTGACGAATATCCTTCCAAAGCGACCGGAAATGACCGTTTCACACCTGCACCCTCACTTAATGATTGGTTTGAAACCATAAAGCTGAACTACGGCGTCGATTACCTGGATAGCCGTAAAACCTATTTTGATCCCACACCGCCTCTTTGGAATAAAATGTATGATATCCTGCACTTTTGGAGTGAAAAAGGTATCGATGGTTTCCGGTGCGATATGGTGGAAATGGTGCCCTTTGAGTTTTGGGGTTGGGTCATTGGGAAATTGAAAAACAACTTCCCGCAATTGATCTTCATCGGCGAAGCTTACGAAATTGGCAAGTATCACGATTATATTTCTATCGGAAAATTCGACTACCTGTATGATAAGGTGGGTCTTTACGATGCTGTCCGCAAGTTAACCTGCAACTGGCAGGATGCTACCACCTGGGAGATCAACCAGGTGTGGAACCGCGATTGCCTGGGTATCGATCAGCATATGCTGCGTTTTATGGAGAACCATGACGAACAGCGTATTGCTTCCCGTTTTTTTGCCGGAGATCCATGGCTGGCTGTCCCGGGAATGATAGTGACAGCAACCATGAATACTGGCCCGGTTATGATTTATTCAGGGCAGGAATGTGGTGAACCCGGCAACGGTAATGAGGGCTTCAGTAACGATGACGGCCGCACTACTATATTTGACTACTGGGGCGTCCCGGAACACCAGAAATGGCTGAACGAGGGAAAATTTGATGGTGGGCAATTGTCTGAAATCCAAAAGAGCCTTCGTGATTTCTACACTAAACTTTTAAATATTTCAAGGCAAAACGAAGCTATACGGGAAGGGAAATTCTGGGAGTTGATGGTGGCGAATGAACGTCAGCCGGGATTTGATACCCGGTTATACCTGTTTTTACGATATACCGATAAACAACGTATATTAGTGATAACCAATTTTAATCGCGAACAGCGAAACATACAGTTATTGATGCCTGCCGATCTGCTGCAATTGTTGCAGCTAAATGGTAGTTACGAGTTTACTGACCTGTTAAGCGGTGCAAAGTTTAACGCCGAAGATATTATGAACGGTGTAACTGTAAACCTGCCTGCAAGCAGCGGTTTTTTGCTTGGATTTTGA